Within the Methanobacterium sp. genome, the region AAACCTGGTTTTATACGTACTCTGGTAAGTTCCTTAGAAGATAAGGAACACTTTTATCTGGGCAAACTACGCATGAAACGAGTGAGTTCAAAGCCATTTAAACCTAATTTGAAGGGTAGGTTTATTACCAGTACTCCTATTGTTCTTTATGATGATAACCGGAAAAATCATTACTATTCTCTGAAGAATACCAACAACTTTTCTTTCTTCCGGGAACGTCTTAAGGATAATTCACTGAAAAAGTACAATGCTTACTACGATCTTGATTATCATTTTGATGGCAATCTTTTTGACCGTTTTGAGTACGATCGAGAAGTGGCTGTGAGGGTTAAGAAAGCGGATAAAATGTTCCTCATAATCGGAACTTTATGGAAAAACCTGGAAAAATTCAACATGGACGATAAACGATTTTACAGATTCTTGATGGATTGTGGGCTTGGAGAAAAGAACTCTTTAGGATTTGGAATGATTAATAGTGTGGGGTGAGAATTTTGATAGGATCTTTATACAATCTAGGCAAATTTATTGTAGAACACAAAGAATTGGAAGAAATTGACGTTTTTCAAGATACAGCAAAGTTAACAAGCAAAACAAAACGGGTTTTGCTTATTAATTTAGAGTATGTCGATACAAAATTTGTTTATAAATGCATAATTGAAGAAGAATTAAATAAACGGGATAGTAATAAGTATTTATACAAAGGAGGCCCACCTAACGGTGTTGATTATACCCCAGCTTCCTTAATAACTAGCAAAGCAGAATCTACTTTTAAAAATCGAGTTTTAAAATGGTTTAAAACCCATAAAGACCCGGAATTTCTCGATAAAATAGCTGATGAATTAACTGAAAACAAAGATCAGATTACAAAAGATTTAGAGGATAAATTTCAATCTATCGATAAAAAAAATAGAAATAATGTTTTGCTGACAATTTCCATCCAAGATGGATTCGAAAAGAAATTCTGTGGGAATTATCTTATATTTCGAGAAATTCTTTCAGAAGAAGCTATGTACCGCTATCATAATTTAAAGACTATTGGCGAATCAAGTGGTAAAGGAACATGTTACCTGTGTGATGAACCAAAAGAGGTATATGGATTTGTCCCAAATGCTTTCGGTTTTTCTTTTTCAACAGCTGATAAAAAGGGAAATGTACCTAATTTCATACAGGCTGATCAATGGAAACAAGTACCTATCTGTGGAAAATGTGCTGTTTTCCTGGAAGCTGGTAAAAAATTTGTTCAAGAATACCTTTCTTTCAATTTATTTACTCTAAAATTTTTCGTGATCCCGAATTTCCTGTTTAAAGGAGATAATGAAGAGTTTGAAGAATTTTATGAACGTGTAGTTGATTTAAAAGGTAAAAAATATGAGAAAGGGTTAATCGAAGAGGAAGATTCAGAGGAAGAAGATAGCCTTTATTCCATTGTGAAAAATACCGATGACGTGCTGGAATTCAAATTTTTATTTTATGATCTCAAAGGTGGAGGTAAATTTATTGATATTCTGAATTATGTTGAAAGCATCCTCCCATCTTGGATGAAGAACATTTACACAGCTCAAGATATCATTAAAAATGACATTCTTTTCCAAGAAGACAATTTAAAACTAAATTTTGGGAAAAATGTTGAAGGAGACTTCATTGAATTGAGACGTGCCCAAAGCAAAGGATACATCAATCAATATAATTGGTATGCTGGGTTTTTAAGAGAATTTTTCCCTTCAAAATATGATAAATACTTCTTGGATATTATTGGGTTTATTATAGGTGGCAAATCCATTAACAAAGATTTTTTGATTTCAAAGTTTATGGATAGAATTAAACAATCTCATAGGACTGATCCTGAAAATGATTATTCCATGAAACTGTTAACAACAGAAGCATTGATGCTTTACATGTTTTTTAACGAACTAAACTTATTGAAAGGTGTTGATAAAATGAAGATTGGTTCACATAATGAAGAAGATAATGAAAAAGAATTTTTTGAAGTCTATGGTGAGTTTATAGATACTCCAGAGAAGAAAGCTGCGTTTTTAATGGGTTTGATCACCAAAAAACTTACGGCAATACAGTATAGATCATTAGGTGCAACACCTTTCATGACAAAGTTATGGGGCCTTACATTAGATCAGAAAAAAATTCAAAAATTGTACCCGATGATAATTAACAAATTAAGAGAGTACAAAGCAGCTTACCCCGATTTAGAAGAACTTATATCCGTTAATCTATTAAAATCCAATAAAAATTGGAAACTTTCAGGAGATGAAACGAGTTTTTATTTCGTTTTAGGATTTACCCTTAATGGGCTATTTAAACAGAATAAAGAAGGTGTGAAAAATGAATAGATCAGAACTGGTTTTTTTATATGACATAGCGTATGCAAATCCAAATGGCGACCCCTTAGACGAGAACAAACCCAGAATAGATGAAGATGTCGAGTTAAACATAGTTACTGATGTGCGTCTGAAACGGACTATAAGAGATTATCTTCATGATTTTAAAGGCCAGGGAATTTTTGTTAAGGAAATTGAGGATGAAAATGGAAATATTCAAGATGCTAAATTAAGGGCTATGGATTATTTAATTGATGAAAATGGAGAGAAAGTGGATATAACTGACAAAAATCTTTCTTTGAGTCAAATTAAAAGAATTATGTATGATAATATTTTAAAAGAGTGCGTTGATGTTCGTCTTTTTGGTGGTACCATACCGCTTGAGATAAAAAAGAAGGGGAAAAGTTCAATAACATTAACGGGGCCAGTTCAATTCCGATTTGGAAGATCAATGCACAAAGTTGAAATGAAACATATCAAAGGTACAGGAGCTTTTGCTTCAAGTGCAGGCAAACAACAAAAAACTTTCAGAGAAGAATACATTCTCCCCTACTCATTAATTTCTTTTTATGGTGCTATAAACGAAAATGCAGCTAAAAAGACTTTGATGACCGAAGAAGATGAGTCTCTACTTGTTGAAGGAATTTGGAATGGTACTAAAAATCTTATAACCCGGTCTAAATTTGGACAAATGCCCCGATTATTATTGAAGGTTACTTACAGCGATGCTAACTACTTCATAGGTGATCTCGATAAAAAAATCAAGATTGAACACGATCTTGAAGATGATAAAAAGCTGCGAAGCGTTGATGAACTTCAAATTGATGTTTCTCAACTTATCATTGCTTTAAAATCAGATTTAGATAAAATAGAATCCATAAGTGTTAAATTTGATCCTGCGGTTAAATTTAAGGATAGTGTTCCAATCGAAGTAGATCTAGTTGAACATTTGGTTGAAAATGGATTACCTGCAACTAAATTAACAATCTGAATTGAGGAGTTATATGATTGACAAAGTAGTGGTTTTTGATATATGGGGGGACTATGGGTATTTCCGGAGGGGATACACCACTACCTCTACAATTTCTTACCCATTCCCCAGCAGAACTACTTTAGCAGGAATTGTTTCAGGAATACTGGGTTATGATAGAGATAGTTACTATGATCTGTTTGGACCAAAAAACAGCGCATTCGCATTACAAATTATTAACCCTATCAAAAAAATGAGGATAAACCTGAACTTGATAGACACCAAAACAGGATTCATTCTTTCAGACAATAAAGGGCAGCGAACTCAATTGCCAGCTGAATTTCTTAAAGATGTTAAATACAGGATATGTCTTTGGTTAGATGATGATTCAATAATGGATGAACTTTTCACATACTTATCAAACCATAAATCAGTTTACACTCCTTATTTGGGAATATCGGACTGCCTAGCAAATATTAAACTTGTTAAAAATAGTTTTATTGAACCTGAGGAACTTCTAGCAACAAAAGAAGATATAAAGGTACACAGTATAGTTCCAACTGATAAGGCTAAAATAAAAATTGAACCGGGAAAAAAGTATGGTGCTGTTAAGTCCCCTTCATTCATAAATGCAGAACGTATAGTAAAAGAATTTCAAGAATTTTATTATGAGGAAAATGGTGATACCATGCTAATTGTAGATGGTCGATATCATTCAATTGGTGATATGAATGTCATCTTCTTTTAACCTCAAATCACACCCAACAAAACCTCTGGAAGTTCATTTAACCAATGTTGCCACCTTTTGTCAAGAAACGGTTTCGGATAAAGAAATCATCAACAAAGATCAGTATTCTGAGATTGCATTTTTAATTGGGTTATCCCATGATTTCGCCAAATCCACCACCTATTTCCAGAAATATCTTATAGACCATGAAAAAACTGAAAAAGCCAGACATGGTCTATTATCCTCAATTTTTACTTATTTTTGTGTTAAAAACTATATTCGATCCAATAAATTTGAAGATCTTTGGCATATTTCCCCAATATCATGGATTGTTGTTCTTAAACATCATGGAAACATTCGAAACATTAAAGGAATTGATGGGGAATCTGCTAAACTAAAAGATTTAGATCTTGTGAGAAGACAACTGGCCAACATTAAAGAAAACAATTTTGAAGAAATAAAAAAATTCTATGAAAAATGGGATATTGACATTTCAAAGTTTTTAAATGAATTTGAAGAAGTTGTTAAAGATATAAAAAGAGATTTGAGGAAACTAACCCGTGCTAAAGGGCTTGATCACTATTTTTTAACTCTCTTTTTTTATTCGGTGTTATTAGATGCGGATAAAATGGATGCTTCCGGAACACCTAAGCCCCCACGAGTTGAAATATCTGATAATCTTGTTGATGAATATAAAAAGGCTGCTTTTGAAAGTGAAAAAAGTGAAATAAATTTAATACGGGAAGAATCTTACGAGGAAGTAATTAATTCTTTAAATTTCTTGGATCTCGAGAAAGATAGAATTTTATCTATAAATTTACCAACTGGTTGTGGTAAAACTTTATCTGCTTTTTCTTTTTCATTAAAACTGCGGAAAAGAATTGAAACTGAATTTGGTTTTTTACCTAAAATAATATACTCATTACCTTTCCTTAGCATCATAGATCAAAATGCAGAAGTGGTTTCCAAAGTTTTAAGTCATGGAGCTGATGATTCAGAAGTATTCTCAAACTTGCTTTTAAAACATCATCATTTGTCTGATATTAGTTATAAAACTGGAAAAGAACTTGAAATTAGCTCTAATCAATCTCAATTATTAACTGAAGGGTGGTATTCAGAGATTGTTATTACGACATTTATACAGTT harbors:
- the cas7b gene encoding type I-B CRISPR-associated protein Cas7/Csh2, coding for MNRSELVFLYDIAYANPNGDPLDENKPRIDEDVELNIVTDVRLKRTIRDYLHDFKGQGIFVKEIEDENGNIQDAKLRAMDYLIDENGEKVDITDKNLSLSQIKRIMYDNILKECVDVRLFGGTIPLEIKKKGKSSITLTGPVQFRFGRSMHKVEMKHIKGTGAFASSAGKQQKTFREEYILPYSLISFYGAINENAAKKTLMTEEDESLLVEGIWNGTKNLITRSKFGQMPRLLLKVTYSDANYFIGDLDKKIKIEHDLEDDKKLRSVDELQIDVSQLIIALKSDLDKIESISVKFDPAVKFKDSVPIEVDLVEHLVENGLPATKLTI
- the cas6 gene encoding CRISPR-associated endoribonuclease Cas6, yielding MNKHTIQGFIYSLLHDTGYSNYHNSGGFKYFSYSNIFPVSDFKKGETKNLIISSPKPGFIRTLVSSLEDKEHFYLGKLRMKRVSSKPFKPNLKGRFITSTPIVLYDDNRKNHYYSLKNTNNFSFFRERLKDNSLKKYNAYYDLDYHFDGNLFDRFEYDREVAVRVKKADKMFLIIGTLWKNLEKFNMDDKRFYRFLMDCGLGEKNSLGFGMINSVG
- the cas5b gene encoding type I-B CRISPR-associated protein Cas5b, yielding MIDKVVVFDIWGDYGYFRRGYTTTSTISYPFPSRTTLAGIVSGILGYDRDSYYDLFGPKNSAFALQIINPIKKMRINLNLIDTKTGFILSDNKGQRTQLPAEFLKDVKYRICLWLDDDSIMDELFTYLSNHKSVYTPYLGISDCLANIKLVKNSFIEPEELLATKEDIKVHSIVPTDKAKIKIEPGKKYGAVKSPSFINAERIVKEFQEFYYEENGDTMLIVDGRYHSIGDMNVIFF
- a CDS encoding TIGR02556 family CRISPR-associated protein: MIGSLYNLGKFIVEHKELEEIDVFQDTAKLTSKTKRVLLINLEYVDTKFVYKCIIEEELNKRDSNKYLYKGGPPNGVDYTPASLITSKAESTFKNRVLKWFKTHKDPEFLDKIADELTENKDQITKDLEDKFQSIDKKNRNNVLLTISIQDGFEKKFCGNYLIFREILSEEAMYRYHNLKTIGESSGKGTCYLCDEPKEVYGFVPNAFGFSFSTADKKGNVPNFIQADQWKQVPICGKCAVFLEAGKKFVQEYLSFNLFTLKFFVIPNFLFKGDNEEFEEFYERVVDLKGKKYEKGLIEEEDSEEEDSLYSIVKNTDDVLEFKFLFYDLKGGGKFIDILNYVESILPSWMKNIYTAQDIIKNDILFQEDNLKLNFGKNVEGDFIELRRAQSKGYINQYNWYAGFLREFFPSKYDKYFLDIIGFIIGGKSINKDFLISKFMDRIKQSHRTDPENDYSMKLLTTEALMLYMFFNELNLLKGVDKMKIGSHNEEDNEKEFFEVYGEFIDTPEKKAAFLMGLITKKLTAIQYRSLGATPFMTKLWGLTLDQKKIQKLYPMIINKLREYKAAYPDLEELISVNLLKSNKNWKLSGDETSFYFVLGFTLNGLFKQNKEGVKNE